The Arachis hypogaea cultivar Tifrunner chromosome 14, arahy.Tifrunner.gnm2.J5K5, whole genome shotgun sequence DNA window TTAATACATAGTTCATTTGGGAAGAAAGGTAAATCATAAGAATTcaattgtaaataaaataagaatactaAAGTAACGTTAATTTTGTATGTTGTTAGTTAGACAATGTTTTTCAAATGTTGTTTGTAAATAGCTGAGAAgttataattaactaattaattattatgattaatttttGGAAATTATAATTATAGGACTTatgataattttttgaaattatgttTACATGCTGTAGTTTGAtcatttgttagttttttttttttgtaattgggCTAGAAATTATGATTAATCGATTAAATAGTATGATTAATTTAAGTTGTAAATTAGTAATCATTCATGATTTGACTAGTAACATGTTATGTTCTTGCAGAGTTCACGGATGATGACATGTGACCACCCACTGCCTCCTGATCGGTACCATCCGAGTGTAGAGGATCATTTACGGGTTACTGGGTTTTATCATGCCTCTCAGATTGGAgtagttcaatgccagaaagcaTTGATAAATGCTCTAGTGGAGAGGTGGCGGCCGGAAACACACACCTTCCACCTTCCGATTGGTGAGTGCACAGTGACGCTGGAGGATGTAGCCGTTATTTTGGGCCTCCCGACGAACGGCCTTCCGGTGACAGGGATGACCTTGAGCAGCTTCGAAGCATTGGAGGGTGAGTGTTTCCATCAGTTTGGGGTTGCACCGAGGAAGGCCGACTGCAGAGGGAGCGGAATAAAATTGACATGGTTTAGGAATCTAGAAGAACGTATACAACTGACTGACGAAAACAGTATGTAGAGGTACGTCAAGTGCCACATTATGTTGTTATTGGGTACTATCTTACTTGGAGACAAGTCAGGGGCATCTGTGCACTGGAAGTTTCTGCCTTTGCTCCGGAATTTTCATAGTATCAGTAATTTTAGTTGGGGATCGGCATGTTTGGCGCACCTATACAGGTCCTTATGCCGGGCATCTCGTTTTGATTGTAAAGAAATCGATGGTCCGTTAACACTTCTGCTAGCTTGGTTTTGGATCCGCCTACCCTATCTTGCGCCCCTACTAGGGAACCCCGCAGTTTTCCGCTTGCAAACAGGTAACATTGTCAACTTACTTGGTATGTTCATAATTCTATTTAAGATGTGCTAGTGACATAAATAATTTCaggtggcgtaactgggagcgTGGTGACAATCGGTATAGATATCTTAGCCTCGCCCACTTTAGAAAGGCATTAGATGAGGTTCAGGAAGGGCAGGTGTGTTTTTATTAGAAAAGTATTTGTCTCGAACTGAGGTTGACTGTTATTTGGCTTGTAATCATGTGTGTCTTGTGCTGTGTGCAGTTCGTGTGGGTTGCTTATGGTGTGGATCGCATTGATCCGGGCATAATCCCAGAAGACATCCTCCTGCACGCAGTAGTGTGGAGCGCTACGGTTCCGTTGATTTCATTCGAATCTATTGAGTGGCATGCAACGGATAGAATTAGAAGACAGTTTGGTTTTGTTCAGGGAGTTCCACCTGAGGAATGGAATCTGGGAAGGGCACATGGAGAAACACTGGCTGGTCCTAAGAATCTTGACTGGGCCACAGCCCCGTCCCATTCATGTTGGATTATGCACTGGACAAACAGGTATAATAACGTTCTGACTGAGTATCTGGAACCTTCACAGCATCCGTTGGATGTTTACATGCACTGGTATCGTACACAATATGGCAACCATTTGAAATTGTCAAATGTTGTGGTTCAAGAGAACGATGAAGGTGAACAAGTTATGGATGATGAGGGTAACCCAGTTATGAATGATGAGGGTAGCCCAGTTATTGATGTAGCCAATGAAGAACCGGGGGGCACAGTCACAGCCACATCCACCTCCACCTCCAGCTTCTCAAGAACAACCGCAGGCCTCGGTACCATATGTTGTTCAGACACAATTTACCCCGTCATACCCAATAGATCAACAATACTGGAGTACCCCACAGTGGGATGCAGGAGAGGATGCTTCTTTTAGCCAGTTGCTTGGGTTCATGGCTGCGGATGCAGGGCAGTCACAATTTGGCCATCAACCTGAATTTATGCCCGGTAGGTATTCTTTGGACGCGAGGATTCCATGCCACACTGCCTCAGTTGCTTCTGGAGGTTTGGTTTCTGGAGATTCCAGTAGAAGTGACGGCGGTCGGGGGATATTTAATAGCCGGAACCTACGGTTAAGCCAGTTCGTATAAGCCTCGCCCCGTTCACGTAAACGCTGGTAGCGCAGTTCGTACTCGCACACCGTCCTCGAATAACCTGCACAACAATCAAATCCACACAAGAGAAGAATTCATGAGAAACGCTGCTTGAAGGTAACTCGGTTAATAACGAAAtttgaattattaaaatttaCCTATATTGACCACAAGTTTTTGCAGGTACGGTGCCTTGAACTTTCTCAAAAAGTTcgactctatatgcctgatgcaaaacatGTGGAATTCTCTCGGGGGTGACCAAGCTCCGTTGCTCCGGGCAACAGCTGCATTGATGGATTCGTGCCTGTCAGAAATCAGTCCCACACCATCCCGAGTCACAACATGTTGTCGCAGGTTACTAAGGAAAAAGTGCCATGCATCAGAAGTCTCCCCCTCCACAATTGCAAACGCAATAGGGACGATATTATTGTTACCATCATGTGAAACTGCGACCAACAAACAACCCTTATACTTTCCGTACAAGTGAGTCCCATCAACCTGGACAACTGGCTTGCAGTGTCTGAACGCTCTAATGcaggggtaataactccagaagactcTGTGCAATACCCGGATATCAGTTACTTCCTCATCACCTTGATATGCAGACATAGTCTCGAAATGGACGATTGCTGATGGCTCCTTGTTACACATGGCCTGAAACCATATAGGCAAAGCTTCATATGATGCTTCCCAACCGCCAAATATTTTTTCCACTGCTTTTTGCTTCGCCAACCATGCTTTCCGATAGCTGATGGTGTAATTGAACTTCGACTGCACTTCCGCAATAACTGATTTCACCTTTATCGACGGGTCAGCCTCAACCAACGGCTTTATTGCTTCCGCAATTGTGTTCgaatccagcttcgaatgatcCTGAGAAATAGTGGCTCTAGTACAAGTGTGAGAACCGTTgtacctccttataacccaacaatactttctgctgatcatgctaaccctgataagccaatcacaccctaATCCATACTGTGTACACTTCGCATAGAAGGTCAACGGCTCCGACTCATACACACGGTAGTCTACGCCTCTTcggatggtataatctttcatcgTCATCATAACAGCTTCCCTAGAACTGAATTCCATTCCGATtgcaaattcaccatctgcgacCATAGGAATTTCTACCACAATGACagccaaatcaaaataatttaacaCAAATACATTTAATAACTGAAATTAAGACTACGTCAATGCTCCCTATATCCAcatcaatataaatattattcCTATCATGTTGTCATCCCACTTTTAACATCATACAAACATAAACACATAAAAAACTTTGGCCGAATGCACACAAATTAATATTCACGTGACTTATATTCTTATTTACATCTATCAACATAGATTATTTTCCAAAGTCTAATACTTTCTATATTTATATGTTAATACGTACCGGCACTCATATATTCCGGAAACTCCGGCGcatgcatggcttccaagtcCAGAACCCGCATGAAGGACGGCTCCTCAAAGGGATCTTCATTTGCGAGTGCATTTGCAACGTCTCCCACATTTGGAGCCACCACCCCGTCACCTTGATCTTCTTCTCCTTCTGGAGCAACAGTTTCGTAATTGCTTTCAAACTCTTCCTCACTGTCACTATCGTATTCTTCCCCTTCAATATTTCGGTCCGCTTCAGATTGTTCGAATTCGACGTACAACTCTATTACCGATATCTGACCGCGAGTTTCaaaatacattgaaaacatctcctgCATACTCGCTTCGTCGGTTACATACTTGGTTTGATACTGCACGAAACCACCAAATACCGGTATGGGATATCTGTATACCATacatgatattttttttgatatCTGAAAacctatcttctcacaaatcacaccttttaGCTCCTCAAATGAGATTGTGAACggaataacaatatctaacgGCTTCTCGCAACTAAATCTCACTCCTTCAGATGTTTGTAACAgaatctgaccaaaataatataCTCTAAGTGTAACTCTATCATCCATTTTTCATACTCTCATACATAAATATCTACTATACTCTCATTTACTCTTGGAGTTCAAATAAAATAACAGAGACGCAAggagaagtagaagagaaacaggGGGAAGAAGAAGACGCAGAACAACGAAGACGAATCAGATCTGAGGAGTGCATCCGAGTTtccaaaacacacacacatatatatatatatatactcaactcGGACCCTCCGAatcctataaaaaaaaatttttttgtgcaaGAAAACGGACCCAACGagtccataaaaaaaaaaaaaaaccactacACGTACCCTGCGATTCCactttcatacacaaaataaaaaaatcttaactTTGGTCCCTTAAGGAATCAGACCCTACGATTTCggtccaaaaaaaattttcttcctcATCGGATGGTTCGATTACTACCCacaacttcaattttttttcccGCGCAACGCAATCGCTCGGTCCGACTCCCCCGTGCCATGGCTCAAAAAAAGTTGCCCCACACCATTGTCTAACACCACCATATTCCATATCCCTGCACAACTCACCCACCCCTCCAATATTGAAAAAATTGAGCCTAATatattacccaaaaaaaaaaaaaaaaaactatagtgCTGTTGTTGCACCTTAACATAAGGGTTGACACGTTAAGAATAAGATTCGTaatgtaattataaatataattcctATTTTCGTTTAGAAGGCTACTCAATCACTTTCTTCTCTCTATACTCATCAACGTGGATCACCTTTATTTATTCCATCATCAAAACGGAAGCATCTCTCtctagatatttttttatattaatatgagttataatttttttaatatgtagaGTAGTTAATTAAATTGTATGTAAGTGCTAGTTATGAATATTCAACTTACTAATTcatgataaaaaatttttgaaaataatttctcaatTAAGCATATGTCTCTGCTTTTTGCCTCACTCAAGCATCTCTACATATATTTGGGGAAAAAAGAAAGTAATTACTCCTTTACACACCACTTTAATTTGTTCTTCTCTGGCTAAAAGAATAAAGAAGTGAAATTGGAAAAGAATAAACTTTTGGGTCATTATTTGATGATACATTAAGAAAAATCTAAAAAGATGGTttagaataaatattaattaataatattcttatgaaattattttttaaaaaatttaaattaatgaaaaacacaaaaatatttggtGACTTCTATCTAATCTCTCTTAataattaaagaataaattaacTTTTACAAGATGTCTAATTATTATTGACTGAAATGGATTGACTTATTATAGTTAgtgttaactttaattttaacttATGTTATGGTATAATATTTGttacaatttataaaaattattagaaaagttctattttataatttattatcttttctCAAATTACAGATCattttcaactaaaaaaaaaatcttaatttaacTTATGTTATGGTATAATCTTTGTTGCAATTTATAAGAATTATtagagaaattttattttataatttattattttttcacaaatCACACTATCattttcaactaaaaaaaaatctcaaagatacaaaaaaaactaaaataaagcacaaaattgtatacttggattttctttttattttttttagattatttttgttatatttaaataaaagaaaaaaatcctaAATAATAGGACAAGTTAtcgaaataaaatatttagacaCCAATATTATTGAATACAACTTTTAAACATTACAGACATAAATGTAACTTTCATAAATCTATAGAAACCACAAGAGGGGTATAGTGGATTAGAGAATACACGTAAATTGTGAAAAAGGTATAGCGATTTTCATTGAAACGCGTGCTAATAGATGCTATAATTCTTAACACTCAACACagtttcttctttattttggAAAGATTTGCCAATCTGAAATTTCACAGAAGGATTTTTCTCATGTAATCCTTGACCCCCAAGGTAGGATCTATGTCTGATTGCTGGCCGACGGCTTCTAAATTCAGCGTTGAGAAATGTGGAGGATGTTTCTGTGTCCTGAAACTGGATGGCCCCTGATGTGAAGGTGGGCTCCTCGAAGTATCCTCATCATTGTCCCCCACGATGTGAGTAGGCTCTTTGTCCGAATCATCCTCTCACATCACATTTTCACCCCGATCTGGTTCACTGTCACCTAAAATACCCGGAATCATTCGGGGTGACATAGCTATCCCAACTGCAACAGATGGAGGATCAACCAACAAACAACCAAGTGCAACGACAGGCATTGAGGTAGAAGCACCCCCACCGTAGTCGACTGAGGATTTGGCGCCCATACCCCAAAACTGTCGACACCATCTTTCAACTTGGCATATAGCTCGTGTATTCTCACTTTCGAAAAACTTCACCGACAATGAAACAAAGCCTACATATCTTCGTCCGACCCTATCACAAATGTTTTATACTTCACACCAGTTGATACAACCGCAATCGAAATCTTATAGAACAACTTCTTCACTCACTTTGTCCCATACAATCACACCTTTTGTAATATATACTCGTTTTCAGCTCTGACAACGTATTTGTTACCAGATAAAAACGCTCACCGGTTCTCTATCAATGAACTTAACGCCATGCCTTTTACTTTTTTGAAGTTTCTATGGCAATGGACTAGAACAAAAAAAACTCTCTTCACTATCCATTTGTAAATTTGTGAAGATGACAATCTACTACTATACCACTGCCTCCTGGTTGGTATTTATAGGCATTTGTAACCAAATTACCAACCAAAAACCGCTATAGCCTCACACGATTTTCTAGGTGTGGTATTTGTGAAGAAACCGCTATAGGGGTGCCACGATTTCTTCTTTGTTGTTTTCCTTCAGAAACCGCTATATGGTGTAGCGATTTCCACTAGCACGCGTCCCAACGTAAACTGTTGTACCCTTTTCGCGCTTTACATATATTTCCTAATCCGTTTTACCCCTCTCGTGATTTTCATAGATCTATGAAAGTTGTATTTGCATCTTGAATGTTTAAAAGTTGTATTTCAATAATATTGGCTTCCAAACATTTTATTCCAGTAACTTGCCCTAAATAATATGTACTATTATATGTGATCCACGAATAAATTAGGTTGGGTTTGTTTCTGAGAGCAGGACAATAAAACATTGAAAACaagacacaaaaaataaaaacataaaattttgtgtttttgtaaaCGTATTCTTCTTGTCAGGAtaaacacaaaatatactaatttaatatctCTTAACATAATATTTCTATCTATATCTTATCTATCAAATACAATTTTGTATCTTTATGTTCCTATCTCAATATTCTATCTCTATAAACAAATACAACCTTAACTTTGCAAAAGACAActaaccataaaaaaaatatatacttaacctCCATTTCATCTCATCATCTTAAccctaatttattatttttcacctCAATGTAACTAAACTCTTCGTTTCATGTCACATCCACCACCTTTTTTTTATAATCCATTTTCCAAATGCCATATATCCAATTATAACTACCTTGTAAGAATTGAGAGATCAAATACATGTGTGAATAATTAAATACTATACttacattagtttttttttaaggtatctttaatttgataaattaaaaactgatttattataaatttaaattttatttaaaagccTACTGtttgttaataaattattatatatatataaaataaaattcaaatttctaataCTTACTTAAGTAGATAAATAAACTCTCCATCCAACTAACTCAAATACATTaggtttatttaattttcaaatctagcAGTCCTCATTGGTGATGTCCTCCACCAACAAGCCCATATCCATATATACAATTAATCAcacgaaaaaattaattatatatgtccCATCACCAAAATATACCAAACATACACTTGTGAAAGaactttatcttttattaattaaaagaaaatcttacaaccaaaaaaaaaaatggtaAATAGTGGTATGGGACAGGAGCATGGCCGTCCATACACTTTAGCTACACGGGATCAAAGCGAGAGgaataaggaaagaaaaaaaacgcCGACAGCGTCATTCTCATTTAATtactttcatttatttatttatgatcaCAATCATCGTCGCCATAATCGGATCTCATTCCAGTGGTCACGTGCCACGCACACCCCCTGTTTTTATTGAGTGGTGGTGTCGTTTGGAATCGTTTTGGAGTGAGTATAAATAGGAGAATATGAAAGATGGGATGGGATTGGGAACGAAGGTGTCGTTTGGTGTGATCGGAGTGAGTTTTGTGATATTGGTTGCGGTGAAGATGTCGGAGTTGTTGAATAAGGCGAAGAACTATGTGAACGATAAAGTGGCCAACATGCCGAAGCCCGAGGCCAGTGTGGCTGACGTGGATTTCATGCGCGTCGGGAAGGATGGCGTCGAGTACCTTGCCAAGGTTAATGTTTCCAATCCCTATTCTACCCCTCTTCCCATTTGTGAGATCAAGTACTCTCTCAAGAGTGATGGcaggtaatttttattattattaattggatacactcaaaaatcttttactCTATTATCTCATCAGATTTATGTATTCACACCATTCtttacataataaatttaaaaatgaattatttttacCGATATAATAATATATCATTGATTATCTGTCTAAATAACCgtgtgaaaattaaattattattattgattttgcTGGAGACTTTGAGTGAATTTTCAATCTGTATGTTAATTAATACATTATATTAATCACATGAAACATGAAATACTGGGTTTGATTTATGATCAAGTGAATGGATGGTGGAGGTTGGAGTATCTTGCTAGTTTGCTGGATCTATTTTTGTATATCATCATCAGTGAATTAGTTCATATGCTGGGTTCATGTAGGATTAATAGTAGGagataatttgatattttttattaaattgtcatttaataatttttaattattaattttatgtaaaaataatttatttttttataattaaattttgaggCACCGTCAATACAGAGTAATTTAAATGGTCATCTAAAAAATCGAACACTTTAAATATGTATAATAGTAATGAATATAAAATAggaaatttgattaaattagttattgaAATTGAACTCAtgtttagtaataaaaaaatattttatgattttgtataaCTGAATCGAAATGCTTATAGAAGATATAGGTATGTCTGTTTAAACGACTGTTTCTGGTTTGAAAAACAGTGTGTTTGTTTGCCTTGGAGGATTCATGAATTTGTCATTTTGTTTGAACAACTTTGTTGAATTTAGAATATCCTCAAGTTtatttccttcctttttcttgtCATGATCAATTTTCTGTGGTTATAAAATATTTGAAGAGTGCTTGATTGGTGAGAGAAAACATTTTCTAATGGAGAAGGCAATCATTATCAtgttctctctctagaaaagaaaatatacaagtttttgataaatttttcttttaaaagataagaatttcattcataaataaaatgattaaactagtaaattagtaatttaaaatttgagaGTTTATATTGCTGACAAGAATGTGAGAAAAACATcaacttaaaataataatatatttgacatatattcttaaaaaaaattttaaaaatccaataaatatgattaaaaaatgaaactttttcacatactaagtgaatttttttttaattattttttatagacatATCCAAATGTTTTTACAAAAGTTTGAATGAAATACacaaattatttatcaaatataaagttttttatttataataataaaaattattttttagttacttttattatatttttaaattatttaaaagctAATTTATCATTAGTAAATTTAAAACTTATTTTTGTCagttatatgaatttttttcatATGTGAATATTGCTTTTTTAGTCTCTTTATTTTGTGAGGCCTAGTGTATGTCGCCAACTTATTCTTACAAAATATGTATTATGAATAATCCATATATGATATACCTAAcatatgttttcttttttaatttgattttttatttttttggggcTGGCTTACAAAGAGAGATAGCATCAGGTGTAATACCAGACCCTGGTTCATTGAAGGCAAATGGGACAACATTGCTTGATGTCCCAGTTAAGGTTGCTCACAGCATATTAGTGAACTTGATTAGGGACATTGGTAGAGACTGGGACATTGATTACCAATTGGACCTTGGCTTAGTTATTGATATTCCTTGTGTTGGTAACATCACCATTCCTGTTTCTCAGAAGGGAGAGATTAAGCTTCCAACCCTCAAGGACATGTTTACTGGTGGCTCTAAGAATACTGAT harbors:
- the LOC112744208 gene encoding desiccation protectant protein Lea14 homolog, which codes for MKDGMGLGTKVSFGVIGVSFVILVAVKMSELLNKAKNYVNDKVANMPKPEASVADVDFMRVGKDGVEYLAKVNVSNPYSTPLPICEIKYSLKSDGREIASGVIPDPGSLKANGTTLLDVPVKVAHSILVNLIRDIGRDWDIDYQLDLGLVIDIPCVGNITIPVSQKGEIKLPTLKDMFTGGSKNTDPAPAPATT